A genomic stretch from Shewanella woodyi ATCC 51908 includes:
- a CDS encoding DUF4123 domain-containing protein yields the protein MTEKKHSNVQIADIDSEMWLSTIAEGGCFILAESAINDEVPSLAENINGFSLEYSRLYWDETGRIHASISPYLINVTEDNWPMLKEKVCHQAHWGVGIQLEWYMNAYTPAQQLTELLSHLREWTWLESQNGESRLLRLSDWKVLSTLMQASSNDEVSAIFGPIAQFVSLEGETLSAMTRLVKQKSEIPQRTPQQLSEQQWHALEHMEQGDQFAAYKDHLKTHHKETLSWPKERLHSFVEQQTKVANDQGFSNRQDTVKFLSLSLIFGQTFVSQEWAKKVLKAKQEGTKTKMEKLYQAALNELDKEVSV from the coding sequence ATGACTGAGAAAAAGCATTCTAACGTGCAGATAGCAGACATTGATTCTGAGATGTGGTTAAGCACAATTGCTGAAGGTGGCTGCTTTATTCTCGCTGAGTCAGCCATCAATGATGAGGTTCCTTCACTGGCTGAAAATATCAATGGCTTCTCGCTAGAGTACTCTCGCCTTTATTGGGATGAAACGGGTCGAATACACGCTTCTATCTCGCCCTACCTTATCAATGTGACCGAAGATAACTGGCCGATGCTTAAAGAGAAGGTATGCCATCAAGCACATTGGGGAGTAGGCATTCAACTTGAGTGGTATATGAATGCCTATACGCCAGCCCAACAGCTAACAGAGCTATTGAGCCACCTAAGGGAGTGGACCTGGTTAGAGAGTCAAAACGGAGAATCAAGGCTATTACGCTTAAGCGATTGGAAAGTACTGTCGACCTTGATGCAGGCCAGCAGTAACGATGAAGTATCGGCCATTTTTGGCCCCATTGCTCAATTTGTCTCACTTGAGGGAGAAACCTTAAGCGCCATGACTCGTTTAGTGAAGCAAAAATCAGAGATCCCTCAACGCACACCTCAGCAGTTAAGTGAGCAGCAATGGCATGCCCTTGAGCATATGGAGCAAGGCGATCAGTTTGCTGCCTATAAAGATCATCTGAAAACTCACCATAAAGAGACCTTAAGCTGGCCTAAAGAGCGTCTACACAGCTTTGTTGAACAGCAGACAAAAGTGGCGAATGATCAAGGTTTTAGTAATCGACAGGACACGGTGAAGTTTTTAAGTTTATCGCTCATTTTTGGCCAAACATTTGTTAGCCAAGAGTGGGCAAAAAAAGTGTTAAAGGCGAAACAAGAGGGCACAAAAACTAAGATGGAAAAGCTCTATCAAGCTGCCTTAAATGAACTGGATAAGGAAGTTTCAGTATGA
- a CDS encoding DUF4123 domain-containing protein: protein MSDNRSLAEHSKQYDLFKILSEGSNRQVFLLVDPNHYDDFWTFWSSFQPKARQLWCYLFQESSYEALMSASPLIVVIEEGGAGETLYYWLLEQTSLFNKACILLESQCSLTELRHFWHQRISAIYPNGEQELLACYSPVVLAMLWPSLSSQEQLDFLGANTQFYLPCESVPDEEQVAQSDGKGEVRFSLLSKPAGTAAATEVIFSRDNPYRLSDSQYELLSRSQRRHRMVNDIFLRLSQYFSFELNIDQLSWLFLNSIEVAKESYPDESEFSFETFAVYRFVLEHDYFEKEAFKALMLKHDLRTSIQMFNQLNPPIYDEIFRAKQALWLAGVEQGSDAA, encoded by the coding sequence ATGAGTGATAACCGCAGTCTTGCTGAGCATTCTAAGCAATACGATCTCTTTAAGATCTTAAGTGAAGGTTCAAATAGGCAAGTATTTCTGCTTGTTGATCCCAATCATTATGATGATTTTTGGACTTTTTGGTCCAGCTTTCAGCCTAAGGCAAGACAGTTATGGTGCTATCTTTTTCAAGAGTCTTCCTATGAAGCGCTAATGTCTGCCTCCCCTCTGATAGTGGTTATAGAGGAGGGAGGGGCTGGTGAAACCCTCTATTATTGGTTACTTGAGCAGACAAGCTTATTCAATAAAGCCTGTATTTTGCTTGAAAGCCAATGTTCGTTGACTGAGTTACGTCACTTTTGGCACCAAAGGATATCCGCGATTTACCCTAACGGTGAGCAAGAGCTTCTAGCTTGTTATTCCCCTGTTGTGCTTGCAATGCTCTGGCCCAGCTTATCTTCACAAGAGCAGCTCGATTTCTTGGGCGCTAACACACAGTTCTACCTGCCTTGTGAGTCAGTGCCTGATGAAGAGCAAGTTGCTCAAAGTGATGGAAAGGGGGAGGTTCGCTTCTCACTCTTATCAAAGCCTGCTGGTACTGCGGCGGCAACTGAAGTGATATTTAGTCGTGATAATCCCTATAGGCTCAGTGATAGTCAGTATGAGCTGCTTAGCAGAAGCCAACGCCGCCATCGTATGGTTAACGATATCTTTTTGCGGCTTTCACAGTACTTCTCCTTTGAACTCAATATTGACCAACTTAGTTGGCTTTTCTTAAACAGCATCGAAGTAGCAAAAGAGAGTTACCCCGATGAGAGTGAATTTTCATTTGAAACATTCGCTGTGTACCGGTTTGTTTTAGAACATGATTACTTTGAAAAGGAGGCATTTAAAGCGCTGATGCTTAAGCATGACCTTCGAACAAGTATTCAGATGTTTAACCAACTTAATCCACCCATTTATGATGAGATTTTTCGAGCTAAACAGGCATTGTGGCTCGCGGGTGTAGAACAAGGAAGTGATGCGGCATGA
- a CDS encoding ankyrin repeat domain-containing protein, which produces MKAELFFEPNMVQLLKSIQADDISTAKQLIAEGVELNILGNEEITPLLWLITQTNDLKATQRALDLGADPNFSDGDGDNAVTLVARDYAPEWLEMLLEAGGNPNSIDSDGMPAMFDAIGGENWDNINTLLEYGADVNLKDRSGSNSALYPTYIMKYEFAYFFLLKGADPYIYDDTGSDLAWSVYEPIEDGIIAPDSFNYPWVMKIKQHLIDQGVKFPPPTPQEVRAMWEKNGRPAN; this is translated from the coding sequence ATGAAAGCAGAACTGTTTTTTGAACCAAATATGGTGCAGCTGTTAAAGAGCATTCAAGCTGATGATATCAGCACCGCAAAACAGCTTATTGCTGAGGGAGTAGAACTCAATATATTGGGTAATGAGGAGATCACGCCGCTACTCTGGTTGATCACCCAAACTAATGATTTAAAGGCCACACAACGTGCTTTGGATTTAGGCGCAGATCCAAATTTTTCCGACGGAGATGGTGATAATGCGGTCACATTAGTTGCGCGTGATTATGCTCCTGAGTGGCTAGAAATGCTGCTTGAAGCGGGAGGTAACCCCAATTCTATCGATAGTGATGGCATGCCTGCTATGTTTGATGCCATTGGAGGCGAGAACTGGGACAACATCAACACCTTATTGGAGTATGGCGCTGACGTGAACCTGAAGGACAGAAGTGGTAGCAATAGTGCTCTGTATCCTACTTATATCATGAAGTATGAGTTTGCCTATTTCTTCCTACTTAAAGGCGCAGATCCCTATATTTACGACGATACTGGCTCAGATCTAGCGTGGAGCGTATATGAACCTATTGAAGATGGGATTATTGCGCCAGATAGTTTCAACTACCCTTGGGTGATGAAAATTAAGCAGCACCTTATTGATCAAGGGGTTAAATTTCCGCCACCAACGCCACAAGAGGTGCGAGCCATGTGGGAGAAAAACGGTAGGCCAGCCAATTAA
- a CDS encoding PAAR domain-containing protein: protein MPKAARLGDSCAGHGCMPATPIIAGSGDVSINGKPAARKGDTVLLHACPCPNMPHGIHGRSISAGSSNVSINGKPAARVGDAVGCGGSVAAGSGDVLIGDTPYKSPTHKCGENAVKDNTPLLAMAPMPILAAIKWGEPANQFITADSVVTTVKQRKARYQARKKLASSTANESDPKIKAASERLDFNNDSILRAEAAQYVYRVDENRRDPAKYPLPEAPVGLEVLDTKTIPGLENAVVMSKKSGFGAAIFKSEINDATMLTYRGTNNGVTGKKDWKTNGAQGIGKQTKQYDQAMHLARQVKRSLGKEVEIVGHSLGGGLAASAVGVTGIKGYSFNSAGLHENTVSRQGGLKMEKIKGLIQSQSVDGEVLTLLQSNRGVVAPLLAGVGSALGGTVGTAIGGILGAAILNSGAAPEAPGNMRELKSIEGGNPVTRHGMDQVIAGIEAQKKQDITTLTQYHWGQ, encoded by the coding sequence ATGCCAAAAGCAGCTCGATTAGGGGATAGTTGTGCAGGCCATGGTTGTATGCCTGCAACGCCTATTATCGCAGGCAGTGGTGATGTTAGCATTAACGGCAAGCCCGCTGCGCGTAAAGGTGACACGGTATTGCTGCATGCTTGCCCCTGTCCAAATATGCCCCACGGTATCCATGGTCGCAGTATCTCTGCGGGGTCATCTAATGTTTCTATCAATGGTAAACCTGCTGCTCGTGTTGGTGATGCTGTGGGTTGTGGCGGCTCAGTTGCAGCAGGCAGTGGCGATGTACTTATAGGTGATACCCCCTATAAATCGCCGACGCATAAATGTGGTGAAAATGCAGTTAAAGATAACACGCCGCTGTTAGCGATGGCGCCCATGCCGATTTTAGCGGCCATCAAATGGGGAGAGCCTGCTAATCAGTTCATCACCGCGGATTCTGTCGTTACAACGGTGAAGCAGAGAAAAGCGCGCTATCAGGCACGTAAAAAGTTGGCAAGCTCCACAGCAAATGAAAGTGACCCTAAAATTAAAGCGGCCAGTGAAAGGTTAGATTTTAATAATGACAGTATTTTACGTGCTGAAGCGGCGCAGTATGTCTATAGAGTCGATGAGAACCGACGGGATCCTGCAAAATACCCACTACCTGAAGCACCTGTTGGGCTTGAAGTACTTGATACTAAAACAATTCCCGGGTTAGAAAATGCAGTGGTAATGAGTAAAAAATCTGGATTTGGTGCTGCCATATTTAAATCAGAAATAAATGATGCCACCATGCTGACCTACCGAGGTACCAATAATGGTGTTACTGGGAAAAAAGACTGGAAAACTAATGGTGCTCAAGGTATTGGTAAACAGACAAAGCAGTATGATCAGGCGATGCATTTAGCGCGGCAAGTTAAACGCTCTCTAGGTAAAGAGGTTGAAATTGTAGGCCACTCTTTAGGTGGAGGCTTAGCAGCGAGTGCGGTCGGTGTGACAGGAATTAAGGGTTATAGCTTTAACTCGGCCGGTTTACACGAGAATACTGTTAGCCGTCAGGGAGGGTTAAAGATGGAAAAAATTAAGGGGTTGATACAAAGCCAGTCCGTTGATGGTGAAGTGCTGACTCTACTACAGAGTAATAGAGGTGTGGTTGCCCCATTATTAGCGGGTGTTGGCAGTGCTTTAGGTGGCACAGTGGGCACGGCAATCGGTGGGATATTAGGGGCTGCGATTCTCAATAGCGGCGCCGCGCCAGAAGCTCCGGGTAATATGCGAGAACTTAAAAGTATCGAAGGTGGTAACCCAGTTACCCGTCATGGTATGGATCAAGTGATTGCGGGGATCGAGGCGCAGAAAAAACAAGATATTACTACATTGACGCAATACCACTGGGGACAATAA
- a CDS encoding type VI secretion system Vgr family protein, producing the protein MALLGSGLRFHFKAQSLADDSFDVLDFNFIESLSSPFEVKLTLLSRLDNLTPEAIVDQTGLMSWSQGESVERHVHGIVSQFSKGDSGHHHTQYNVTIVPALSRLKLRKNSRIFQQQNVLVIISTLLNEMGISDYAFSCDARFESEVREYCVQYSETDFEFISRLAAEVGLFYYFEHTQDVHTLIFCDSTSKLSGLKSPFPYNVLSGGVAENTFVNQFSYQHQIKPANISLKDYSFKKPQYSFLQSSKGQELKFQKPDYEHFDYPGRYKDDAAGVPITQVRQEYLRRDAQVATGQSNILQAIPGFKFDLIEHNDRALNRDWILTSIEHTGEQGAAAEEANTQKPTRYSNQFHAIPGNNPWQAEPNSKPLVTGPQIAIVVGPKNEEIFCDEFGRVKVQFPWDRYGESNEHSSCWVRVSQGWAGGQYGMMAVPRIGHEVIVSFLEGDPDQPIITGRAYHTTNVTPYILPNHKTRTVIKTQSHKAEGFNELRFEDEASREQIYVHGQKDMDMVINNIHREEIGYDQHLTVEHDKFELVKQHRHTTIGQDEIAQVGRDHQVLVGRNLIHRVVGMVKRYIGGGIITQIDGASQTSIAASEEKIIGANQQIKVDNESYLKASKIVLEAGDELTIKGPGGFIKIDSGGVTISGSKVKINEGGSPGTGTAPKAVKPEEPAKPSIPETADRR; encoded by the coding sequence ATGGCGCTTTTAGGCTCCGGATTGCGGTTTCATTTTAAAGCGCAAAGCTTAGCTGATGATAGCTTTGACGTGCTTGATTTCAATTTTATTGAAAGCTTATCGAGTCCTTTTGAAGTTAAGCTCACTCTGCTGAGTCGGCTCGATAATCTGACCCCTGAGGCGATTGTTGATCAAACCGGTTTAATGAGCTGGTCGCAAGGGGAGAGTGTTGAGCGACATGTTCATGGCATCGTCAGTCAGTTCAGTAAAGGTGACAGTGGTCATCATCATACTCAATACAATGTCACTATCGTTCCCGCTTTATCACGCCTGAAATTAAGAAAGAATAGTCGAATATTCCAGCAGCAAAATGTACTTGTCATCATCTCAACCCTGCTAAATGAGATGGGGATAAGTGATTACGCCTTTAGCTGTGATGCACGATTTGAATCTGAAGTACGTGAGTATTGTGTTCAATACAGTGAAACGGATTTCGAGTTTATCAGCCGTTTAGCTGCGGAAGTGGGGCTGTTTTACTATTTTGAGCATACTCAAGATGTTCACACACTTATCTTCTGTGACAGCACAAGTAAATTGAGTGGCTTAAAAAGCCCATTTCCCTATAACGTGCTCAGTGGTGGAGTTGCCGAAAACACCTTTGTTAATCAATTTAGTTACCAACACCAAATTAAGCCCGCTAATATCAGCTTAAAAGATTACAGCTTTAAGAAGCCTCAATATAGTTTTCTGCAAAGCAGTAAGGGCCAAGAGCTCAAGTTTCAAAAGCCTGACTATGAGCATTTTGATTACCCTGGTCGCTATAAAGATGATGCTGCTGGGGTTCCTATTACACAAGTTCGTCAAGAATATCTGCGCCGTGATGCTCAAGTTGCCACAGGGCAGAGTAATATTTTGCAGGCTATCCCAGGTTTTAAGTTCGATCTCATTGAACATAATGACCGAGCGCTTAATCGTGACTGGATATTAACGTCGATTGAACACACTGGTGAGCAGGGGGCGGCAGCTGAAGAGGCAAACACACAAAAGCCCACACGTTACAGTAATCAATTTCATGCAATCCCAGGTAATAACCCTTGGCAGGCTGAGCCAAACAGTAAGCCTTTGGTTACAGGTCCACAAATTGCCATTGTGGTTGGCCCCAAAAATGAAGAGATATTTTGTGATGAGTTTGGCCGAGTAAAAGTCCAGTTCCCATGGGACAGATATGGAGAGAGTAACGAGCACTCCAGCTGCTGGGTTCGAGTCAGTCAAGGTTGGGCTGGGGGGCAATATGGCATGATGGCTGTGCCACGTATTGGTCATGAAGTGATTGTTAGCTTCTTAGAGGGCGATCCCGATCAGCCAATTATTACAGGTAGAGCCTATCACACCACCAATGTAACCCCCTATATCTTGCCTAATCATAAAACCCGAACCGTGATTAAAACCCAGAGTCATAAAGCCGAAGGGTTTAATGAACTGCGTTTTGAAGATGAGGCCAGTCGTGAGCAGATCTATGTTCATGGACAGAAAGATATGGATATGGTGATTAACAATATTCATAGAGAGGAGATTGGCTACGATCAGCATCTGACTGTTGAACATGACAAATTTGAACTGGTTAAGCAGCACCGCCATACAACAATAGGACAAGATGAGATAGCTCAAGTTGGGCGGGATCATCAAGTCCTTGTTGGACGTAACCTTATTCACCGAGTGGTAGGTATGGTTAAGCGTTATATTGGCGGGGGCATCATTACTCAAATTGATGGTGCTAGCCAGACGAGTATTGCAGCCTCGGAAGAGAAGATAATTGGCGCCAATCAACAGATCAAAGTCGATAACGAGAGCTATCTTAAAGCAAGTAAAATCGTCCTCGAAGCTGGTGATGAACTCACTATTAAAGGTCCCGGTGGCTTTATTAAGATTGATAGCGGTGGTGTGACTATCTCTGGCAGTAAAGTGAAGATAAATGAGGGCGGATCCCCTGGAACAGGGACAGCGCCTAAAGCGGTGAAACCAGAAGAGCCCGCTAAACCTTCAATCCCAGAAACTGCTGATAGGCGTTAA
- a CDS encoding Hcp family type VI secretion system effector has translation MPTPCYISIKGQTQGDITAGAFTADSVGDIFVEGHEDEMLVQEFDHIVTVPTDPQSGQPSGQRVHKPFKFTVALNKAVPLMYNSLASGEKITEVELKWYRTSVEGKQEHYFSTKLEGATIIDIQCQMPHCQDPNKSDFTQLVTVSMAYRKIDWDHTVAGTSGSDDWRKPIEA, from the coding sequence ATGCCAACACCATGTTATATCTCAATCAAAGGACAGACTCAGGGCGATATCACTGCGGGCGCGTTTACTGCTGATTCTGTCGGTGACATTTTTGTCGAAGGCCATGAAGATGAGATGCTGGTTCAAGAGTTTGATCATATCGTGACTGTGCCGACAGACCCTCAATCTGGACAACCATCTGGCCAGCGTGTGCACAAACCATTTAAGTTTACCGTTGCGCTAAACAAAGCAGTGCCATTGATGTACAACTCTTTAGCTTCAGGTGAGAAGATCACTGAAGTTGAACTCAAGTGGTACCGCACTTCAGTTGAAGGTAAGCAGGAGCATTACTTCAGTACTAAGTTAGAGGGCGCGACGATCATCGATATTCAATGTCAGATGCCGCACTGTCAAGATCCTAATAAATCTGATTTTACTCAGCTGGTTACTGTGTCTATGGCTTACCGTAAAATCGACTGGGATCATACCGTTGCTGGTACTTCTGGTTCTGATGACTGGCGTAAGCCGATCGAAGCATAA